The Gillisia sp. Hel_I_86 genome has a segment encoding these proteins:
- a CDS encoding transporter yields the protein MKYLRTNLLTILLLITSGFIANAQYTETINSNRPGASQGAFSVGTGVIQLEAGGYYGNDTHTLLRTSTDILGADYSLRYGLFFEALEISLIGSFEDDTEFIRIGANDVEFKTRNFKTNTFGAKYLIFDPSRTIKPDQPNLYSWKANQKFKWKTLIPAVSIYAGANFSQSTNPFLYEGEKAITPKVALITQNNWRGSWVLVMNLILDKLTEEFPTYTGIVTLTHAFTPKFAGFMEYQGIISDVYADDIVRTGMAYLVSDDLQFDISGLINFKNTPDRWQLAAGVSYRLDLHKKEEYLDDSYEGDRRRKRTEKRQNKDKIEDIPEEN from the coding sequence ATGAAATACCTTCGAACCAATCTACTTACAATTCTTTTACTCATAACTTCTGGTTTTATAGCCAATGCTCAATATACCGAAACCATAAACTCCAATAGGCCAGGAGCTTCTCAGGGAGCATTTTCTGTGGGTACGGGAGTAATTCAATTGGAAGCCGGCGGATATTATGGGAATGATACCCACACCTTATTGCGCACAAGTACAGATATTTTAGGAGCCGATTATTCCCTGCGTTATGGATTGTTCTTTGAAGCTCTCGAGATCAGTTTAATTGGTTCTTTTGAGGATGATACAGAGTTTATAAGAATTGGTGCCAATGATGTAGAATTTAAGACCCGTAATTTTAAAACCAACACCTTTGGTGCAAAATACTTGATATTCGATCCTAGCAGAACTATAAAGCCAGACCAGCCAAATCTTTATAGCTGGAAAGCTAACCAAAAATTTAAATGGAAAACATTGATCCCTGCGGTATCTATTTATGCAGGAGCAAATTTTTCGCAATCCACCAATCCTTTTTTATATGAAGGGGAAAAAGCCATAACACCCAAAGTTGCTTTAATCACTCAAAACAACTGGAGGGGAAGCTGGGTATTGGTGATGAACCTTATTTTAGATAAATTAACTGAAGAATTTCCTACCTACACAGGAATTGTAACCCTTACACATGCTTTCACCCCAAAATTTGCAGGATTTATGGAGTATCAGGGGATTATAAGTGATGTTTATGCAGATGATATCGTAAGAACTGGAATGGCTTATTTGGTTTCAGATGATCTACAGTTTGATATTTCTGGATTGATTAACTTTAAAAACACACCAGACAGATGGCAATTAGCTGCCGGAGTTTCATACAGATTGGACCTACATAAGAAAGAGGAATACTTGGATGATTCTTATGAGGGTGATAGAAGAAGAAAACGAACAGAAAAGAGGCAAAATAAAGATAAAATAGAAGATATTCCGGAGGAAAATTAA
- a CDS encoding DUF4834 family protein, protein MHEASFESILKTVLIILLIYFGFKIFIKWFGPLILKWFLKRVGQKFQQQFNGSTAQKSQKKGKVEINSDIPKTSKSNKKVGEYIDFEEID, encoded by the coding sequence ATGCACGAAGCATCATTCGAAAGTATTTTGAAAACCGTATTAATAATCTTGTTGATATATTTCGGTTTTAAAATTTTTATAAAATGGTTTGGACCACTGATCTTAAAATGGTTCCTGAAACGCGTTGGACAAAAGTTCCAACAACAATTTAATGGTTCAACTGCTCAAAAAAGTCAAAAGAAGGGGAAAGTTGAGATAAATTCAGACATCCCAAAAACAAGTAAATCCAATAAAAAAGTAGGGGAGTACATTGATTTCGAAGAAATTGATTAA